One Thalassospira marina DNA window includes the following coding sequences:
- the metX gene encoding homoserine O-acetyltransferase MetX: MSIPAPVSRRALPGHQIVLGDRDKLRLDSGIEFGPFTLAYQTYGELNADKSNAILVCHALTGDQYVADDVHPITGKEGWWRAIVGPGKIIDTEKYFIICTNVIGGCLGSTGPKEINPETGKPWGLDFPVITIGDMVRAQTMLIDHFGIDSLFAVIGGSMGGMQVLEWCKSYPERVFAAAPIATSYRHSAQNIAFHEVGRQAVMADPDWCGGNYLLEGKKPARGLAVARMTAHITYLSEPVLHRKFGRKLQNRGGITYSFDHDFQVESYLRHQGKSFVDRFDANSYLYITRAMDYFDLSVEFDGRLAEAFRGSNTRFCVISFSSDWCFTTAESRRLAHALNAASCNVSCVEIESDKGHDAFLLDEPDFHMVLSGFIEGAAEARGLK; this comes from the coding sequence ATGTCCATTCCCGCCCCTGTTTCGCGCCGCGCCCTGCCTGGCCATCAGATTGTGCTGGGGGATCGCGACAAGCTGCGCCTTGATAGCGGTATTGAATTTGGCCCCTTTACCCTTGCCTATCAGACCTATGGCGAACTGAATGCCGATAAATCAAACGCCATTCTGGTGTGTCATGCCCTGACCGGCGACCAGTATGTAGCCGATGATGTGCACCCGATTACCGGCAAGGAAGGCTGGTGGCGCGCCATTGTTGGCCCCGGCAAGATCATCGATACCGAAAAATACTTCATCATCTGTACCAATGTGATTGGCGGCTGCCTTGGCAGTACCGGCCCCAAGGAAATCAACCCGGAAACAGGCAAACCCTGGGGCCTTGATTTTCCCGTCATCACCATTGGCGACATGGTGCGTGCCCAAACCATGCTGATTGACCATTTCGGCATCGACAGCCTGTTTGCCGTTATTGGCGGGTCAATGGGCGGCATGCAGGTTCTTGAATGGTGCAAAAGCTATCCGGAGCGCGTTTTCGCCGCCGCACCGATTGCCACATCCTATCGACATTCGGCGCAAAACATCGCCTTTCACGAAGTTGGCCGCCAGGCCGTGATGGCCGACCCGGACTGGTGCGGGGGCAATTACCTGCTGGAAGGCAAAAAACCCGCCCGTGGTTTGGCGGTCGCACGTATGACAGCACATATCACCTATCTGTCCGAACCGGTACTGCATCGCAAATTTGGCCGCAAGCTGCAAAACCGTGGCGGCATTACCTACAGCTTCGATCATGATTTCCAGGTCGAAAGCTATTTGCGCCATCAGGGCAAATCCTTTGTCGACCGGTTTGATGCCAACAGTTACCTCTATATCACCCGCGCGATGGATTATTTTGACCTGTCGGTGGAATTTGATGGCCGCCTGGCAGAGGCCTTTCGTGGGTCCAACACCCGGTTCTGCGTGATTTCATTTTCATCGGACTGGTGCTTTACCACCGCCGAAAGCCGCCGGCTGGCCCATGCCCTTAATGCGGCATCGTGCAATGTAAGCTGTGTTGAAATCGAAAGTGACAAGGGCCACGACGCCTTTTTGCTCGACGAACCCGATTTTCACATGGTCCTGAGCGGCTTTATCGAGGGGGCCGCCGAAGCGCGCGGACTGAAATAA
- a CDS encoding prephenate/arogenate dehydrogenase family protein, with protein sequence MTSSVSTTPLFDKVAFIGMGLIGSSMARRMIRDGLAGSISCAVRSEATRDRVLELGIANYAYCDIASAVEDADLVMLCVPVGVNETVGQQLEGHLKPGCIVSDVGSVKQAVIRDIAPHLGEGVHFVPGHPLAGTEHSGPDAGFPELFEGRWCILTPIPGVPDAANAKVQALWEACGMRVECMDADHHDRVLGITSHLPHLIAYTIVGTATDLEEAMRQEVIKFSATGFRDFTRIAASDPTMWRDVFLNNREAVLEVLGRFQEDLMALQRAIRWGEGDKLFDLFSRTREIRRGIVDAGQYFTNFSAEGEDRQSDQKGKKSKEVKTDAASEPKN encoded by the coding sequence ATGACCAGTTCCGTATCGACGACCCCGCTGTTTGACAAAGTTGCATTTATTGGCATGGGCCTTATTGGTTCTTCCATGGCGCGTCGCATGATCCGCGACGGCCTTGCTGGTTCCATTAGCTGTGCCGTGCGTTCCGAAGCCACCCGTGACCGGGTTCTGGAACTTGGCATTGCCAATTATGCCTATTGCGACATTGCTTCAGCCGTCGAAGACGCGGACCTTGTCATGCTGTGCGTGCCGGTCGGGGTGAATGAAACCGTCGGCCAGCAGCTTGAAGGCCATTTGAAGCCGGGCTGCATCGTTTCTGATGTCGGGTCGGTCAAACAGGCCGTTATTCGCGATATTGCCCCGCATCTGGGCGAAGGCGTGCATTTCGTTCCCGGCCATCCGCTGGCCGGGACGGAACATTCCGGTCCTGATGCGGGCTTTCCCGAACTGTTTGAAGGGCGCTGGTGTATTTTGACACCCATTCCCGGTGTTCCCGATGCCGCCAATGCCAAAGTCCAGGCCCTGTGGGAAGCCTGTGGGATGCGTGTTGAATGCATGGATGCCGATCATCATGATCGTGTTTTAGGCATCACGTCGCATTTGCCGCACCTGATTGCTTATACCATTGTTGGTACGGCAACTGACCTTGAAGAAGCCATGCGCCAGGAAGTCATCAAGTTTTCGGCAACCGGTTTTCGTGATTTTACCCGTATCGCCGCATCCGACCCGACCATGTGGCGTGACGTGTTCTTAAACAATCGCGAAGCCGTGCTGGAGGTTCTGGGCCGTTTCCAGGAAGACCTGATGGCGCTTCAGCGGGCCATTCGCTGGGGCGAGGGCGACAAGCTGTTTGACCTGTTTTCGCGTACCCGTGAAATTCGCCGTGGCATTGTTGATGCCGGGCAGTATTTCACCAATTTCTCGGCCGAGGGTGAAGACCGCCAGTCGGACCAGAAAGGCAAGAAATCAAAAGAAGTTAAGACAGACGCCGCTTCCGAGCCCAAAAACTAG
- the metW gene encoding methionine biosynthesis protein MetW, whose amino-acid sequence MTQTPNQGAVNAPSATPSDRIRVDLQLIADMVEPGTRVLDIGCGDGELLGYLKRTKNVDGRGLELSNEGVRNCVAQGLPVMQGDADRDLLDYPNGAFDYAILSQTLQATNRPREVLGELLRIGRKAIVSFPNFGHWRARFDLMFHGRMPQNPNLPIMWYETPNIHFCTVRDFVALCKDMDLVIERSMVLNESGSKVSLGSHSALANFFGNQALFMLSKKG is encoded by the coding sequence ATGACACAGACACCCAATCAGGGCGCGGTTAACGCGCCTTCGGCCACACCGTCCGACCGTATCCGCGTTGATTTGCAGTTGATTGCCGACATGGTCGAACCGGGCACGCGCGTGCTTGATATCGGCTGTGGTGATGGCGAATTGCTGGGATATCTTAAACGCACCAAAAATGTCGATGGTCGCGGGCTTGAACTTTCCAACGAAGGGGTGCGCAATTGCGTGGCACAGGGCCTGCCGGTCATGCAGGGCGATGCCGATCGCGACCTGCTGGATTACCCCAATGGGGCCTTTGATTACGCAATCCTTAGCCAGACCCTGCAGGCCACCAACCGCCCGCGCGAAGTGCTGGGCGAATTGCTGCGTATTGGCCGCAAGGCGATTGTATCCTTCCCCAATTTCGGCCATTGGCGCGCCCGTTTTGATTTGATGTTTCATGGCCGCATGCCGCAAAACCCCAACCTGCCGATCATGTGGTATGAAACCCCGAACATCCATTTCTGCACCGTGCGCGACTTTGTTGCGCTTTGCAAAGACATGGATCTGGTGATCGAACGGTCAATGGTCCTGAATGAAAGCGGATCGAAGGTCAGCCTTGGCAGCCATTCCGCCCTTGCCAATTTCTTTGGCAACCAGGCCCTGTTCATGCTGAGCAAAAAGGGCTAG
- the hisC gene encoding histidinol-phosphate transaminase — MTAPTPRPGILDIAPYVGGKSSSAGAARVIKLSSNEGALGPSPKAIEALQKSAAKLHRYPDGGCDLLRAKLAEKYDLEFDQIVCGAGSDELITLLIRAYAGPGDEVLYSQHGFLMYPIAAKGVGAVPVTAAETNMTTSVDAILAAVTEKTKIVFVANPNNPTGTYITSAEVARLREGLREDIVLVVDAAYAEFMTGQEDYTAGAELVAAGNNTVMTRTFSKIYGLGGIRLGWCYAPPAIADVLQRLRNPFNVGLPSQEAGVAALEDDDFVDACVRHNAETREWFREEINKLSDLKAHPSYGNFVLVEFPQVEGKNADAANEFMMARGVIPRKIGAYGLPQMLRISIGTQEEMQICLQTIKDFIAN, encoded by the coding sequence ATGACTGCGCCCACCCCCCGTCCCGGTATTCTTGATATCGCCCCTTATGTTGGTGGCAAATCCAGCAGTGCGGGTGCTGCCCGCGTGATCAAGCTTTCGTCCAACGAAGGCGCGCTTGGCCCCAGCCCCAAGGCCATCGAAGCACTGCAGAAATCGGCGGCAAAACTGCATCGATATCCCGATGGCGGGTGTGACCTTCTGCGCGCGAAACTGGCTGAAAAATATGACCTGGAATTTGACCAGATCGTTTGTGGTGCCGGTTCTGACGAATTGATCACGCTTTTGATCCGTGCCTATGCCGGGCCAGGCGACGAGGTGCTTTATTCGCAGCATGGCTTTTTGATGTATCCCATCGCGGCCAAGGGCGTGGGTGCGGTGCCGGTAACGGCTGCCGAAACCAACATGACCACCAGTGTTGATGCCATCCTGGCCGCCGTGACCGAAAAAACCAAAATCGTGTTCGTCGCCAACCCCAACAACCCGACGGGGACCTATATTACCTCGGCCGAGGTTGCACGCCTGCGTGAAGGCCTGCGCGAAGATATCGTGCTGGTAGTGGATGCCGCCTATGCCGAATTCATGACCGGCCAGGAAGATTACACCGCTGGTGCCGAACTGGTGGCGGCTGGCAACAACACCGTTATGACGCGCACCTTCTCCAAGATTTATGGTCTGGGCGGGATCCGTCTGGGCTGGTGTTATGCACCGCCTGCCATTGCCGATGTGTTGCAGCGCCTGCGCAACCCGTTCAATGTGGGCCTGCCCTCGCAGGAAGCCGGTGTTGCTGCGCTTGAAGATGATGATTTTGTTGATGCCTGCGTGCGCCACAATGCGGAAACCCGTGAATGGTTCCGCGAGGAAATCAACAAACTTTCGGACCTGAAAGCGCATCCATCCTATGGCAACTTCGTGCTGGTTGAATTCCCGCAGGTTGAAGGCAAAAACGCCGATGCCGCGAACGAATTCATGATGGCGCGTGGTGTGATCCCGCGCAAAATCGGTGCTTATGGCCTGCCGCAAATGTTGCGTATTTCCATTGGCACCCAGGAAGAAATGCAGATCTGTCTGCAGACAATTAAAGATTTTATAGCGAATTAA
- a CDS encoding chorismate mutase gives MAQIDEKLANLDLNGLRAEIDEIDRAMHDLIIRRTRVVQAVGAFKDRQIAQGSKVRVPYRPAREARIMRNLVRSHDGAFPKTALIQIWRELIAAGTRLEAPYTVALCRDADGQDCWELARLNFGCLNEIIEFDSQLEAIHALEDGRAAVGVFPAPVPGEGHSWWPLIAQESAVRVVSKLPFGGRPVGRGEDTEGFVLAAIELEESGDDRTLFVVKVEQPGDEATLRKDFAKASPGSAILGVFTPEAENHCFVLVDVAGFLCNQGENFRSTLLDHGLKCGDVRVLGAYGVPIPADEM, from the coding sequence ATGGCGCAAATCGACGAAAAATTGGCAAATCTTGACCTTAACGGGTTGCGGGCGGAAATCGACGAGATTGACCGGGCCATGCATGACCTGATCATTCGCCGTACCCGCGTGGTGCAGGCGGTTGGCGCGTTCAAGGACCGCCAGATCGCACAGGGCAGCAAGGTGCGTGTGCCCTATCGCCCGGCGCGCGAGGCGCGGATCATGCGTAACCTTGTGCGCAGCCATGATGGTGCCTTTCCCAAAACCGCACTGATCCAGATCTGGCGGGAACTGATTGCCGCGGGCACCCGTCTTGAAGCACCCTATACCGTTGCGCTGTGCCGTGATGCCGACGGGCAGGATTGCTGGGAACTTGCACGCCTTAATTTTGGCTGCCTCAACGAAATTATCGAATTTGACAGCCAGCTTGAAGCCATCCACGCGCTGGAAGATGGCCGGGCGGCTGTGGGTGTTTTTCCCGCCCCCGTGCCCGGCGAAGGCCATTCCTGGTGGCCGCTGATTGCGCAGGAAAGTGCGGTGCGTGTGGTTTCCAAACTGCCCTTTGGCGGCCGGCCGGTTGGCCGCGGCGAAGATACCGAAGGGTTTGTTCTGGCCGCAATCGAGCTTGAGGAAAGCGGTGATGACCGCACCCTGTTTGTCGTAAAGGTGGAACAGCCCGGTGACGAGGCCACCTTGCGCAAAGATTTTGCCAAAGCCAGCCCCGGTTCGGCAATCCTTGGCGTTTTCACGCCCGAGGCCGAAAACCACTGTTTTGTCCTTGTTGATGTTGCCGGATTCCTTTGTAATCAGGGCGAAAATTTTCGAAGCACCCTTTTGGATCACGGTTTGAAATGTGGTGATGTGCGGGTATTGGGCGCCTATGGCGTGCCCATTCCGGCCGACGAAATGTAA
- a CDS encoding DMT family transporter encodes MASANTISSHPAFARFMPFVFVFLWSTGFVGAKFGLPYAEPFVFLLARFLIVIALMVPVVWLTRAKWPTRLRDALHIGVAGMLVHGIYLGGVFAAIDHGLPAGLSALIVGMQPVLTASVVGALLGEHVTRRQWMGLVLGLVGVGLVLGPKIGGSSGITALGILLAVGALLGMTAGTLYQKRFCTGMDLRTGTVIQYVAASIVAALFATLSGESFHIDWTMQFVLVMAWLVLVLSIGAIMLLMVLIKQGEATRVASMFYLVPPTAAFLAWLLFDEHIGFIGLAGFGVAALGVALVMAKR; translated from the coding sequence ATGGCGTCGGCCAATACGATTTCCAGTCATCCGGCTTTTGCCCGCTTCATGCCGTTTGTCTTCGTGTTTTTATGGAGCACGGGTTTCGTCGGTGCGAAATTTGGCCTGCCCTATGCCGAACCGTTTGTTTTCCTGCTGGCACGGTTTTTAATCGTTATTGCCCTGATGGTGCCTGTGGTGTGGCTGACGCGCGCCAAATGGCCCACGCGCCTGCGTGATGCCCTGCATATTGGTGTCGCCGGGATGCTGGTGCATGGCATTTATCTGGGCGGGGTTTTTGCCGCCATTGACCATGGCCTGCCTGCGGGGTTGTCGGCCCTTATTGTCGGTATGCAGCCGGTTTTAACCGCATCGGTCGTGGGGGCACTTCTGGGCGAACATGTGACCCGCCGGCAATGGATGGGGCTGGTTTTGGGGCTGGTCGGTGTTGGTCTGGTGCTGGGGCCAAAAATTGGCGGCAGTTCGGGCATTACGGCATTGGGTATTTTGCTGGCGGTTGGTGCCCTTCTGGGCATGACGGCGGGCACGCTTTATCAAAAACGGTTTTGTACCGGCATGGATCTGCGTACCGGCACCGTTATTCAATATGTTGCGGCCAGTATTGTTGCGGCCCTGTTTGCCACGCTGTCGGGTGAAAGTTTCCATATCGACTGGACGATGCAGTTTGTGCTGGTCATGGCGTGGCTGGTGCTGGTTCTGTCCATTGGCGCGATCATGCTGTTGATGGTTTTGATCAAACAGGGCGAAGCCACCCGCGTTGCCAGCATGTTTTATCTGGTGCCGCCAACCGCGGCCTTTTTGGCGTGGCTGTTATTTGATGAACATATCGGCTTTATCGGGCTGGCCGGGTTTGGTGTTGCTGCACTGGGGGTGGCATTGGTTATGGCAAAGCGTTAG
- a CDS encoding gamma-glutamylcyclotransferase produces MADETRTQNQDRWVFGYGSLLWRPGFDFVERARALLRGYHRSFCIYSHHYRGTPENPGLVLGLNAGGECVGNAFRIAPEKWPEVKAYLDERELVTNTYIPADVEVELADGRHVIAHTYVADPTHQQYAGNLPVREAVEIIVAAHGSIGPNLEYLENTVIHLDQMGIVDPPLHDLMDLVRREYGEINMGAGI; encoded by the coding sequence TTGGCAGACGAAACCAGGACACAAAATCAGGACAGGTGGGTTTTTGGCTATGGATCGCTGTTATGGCGGCCAGGCTTTGATTTTGTTGAACGTGCGCGCGCCCTGCTTCGCGGCTATCACCGTTCATTCTGTATCTATTCGCACCACTATCGCGGCACGCCGGAAAATCCGGGGCTGGTTTTGGGCCTGAATGCCGGGGGCGAATGTGTTGGTAATGCCTTTCGCATCGCGCCGGAAAAATGGCCCGAGGTCAAAGCCTATCTTGATGAACGCGAACTGGTGACAAACACCTATATCCCCGCTGACGTGGAAGTGGAACTGGCCGATGGCCGCCACGTGATTGCCCATACCTATGTCGCCGATCCCACCCATCAGCAATATGCGGGCAACCTGCCCGTGCGCGAGGCCGTGGAAATTATTGTTGCCGCACACGGCAGTATTGGGCCAAATCTGGAATATCTGGAAAATACCGTCATTCATCTTGATCAGATGGGCATTGTTGACCCGCCTTTGCATGATCTGATGGACCTGGTCCGCCGCGAATATGGCGAGATCAATATGGGGGCCGGTATTTAA